One genomic segment of Arachis duranensis cultivar V14167 chromosome 4, aradu.V14167.gnm2.J7QH, whole genome shotgun sequence includes these proteins:
- the LOC107482473 gene encoding peptidyl-prolyl cis-trans isomerase FKBP43 isoform X1 gives MAFWGVEVKSGRPFIHNYDDSKGRLHISMATLGFGSATTRSTLQCNVGNRSPVYLCSLYPGTTESLQLNLELEELDQVVFTVIGARSIHLCGYYLGRTSRTTIFHGDSSESYGEDIADTENERSDFSDEDDLDDSFIDDNPNPEVFPPSPISNGEEASDDNKPEGKKSKFGRLRKKYYSVESDDDGDGGFEEKIIVNDTMDDQMKESDNEDSLLISSLYKVKARQRISDDEINAGDRGAFDARNKNYEDDGDGNIQTDLETDNVLQDSQRDREAAVLDKEKDVGDVKKSKKKKKEKQKETKSSPNGQSIKLDKSERDKPKIDKMTQDILAGQEQNKDGADDDKQTETVDKMLSLSEDRLLISPIHKVKSRRKIFDEENHKTGDNEAFNARNKNDQHGGNSIVQTTFETNNVLQDSQMQREAALSDKKKDVGDVKKSKKKKREKETKSYPNGHSINLDKTEQDKPKIEVTLDILAGQEQIKDGANDDKQTETVDKNLPSSEAGHVQDEKPKKKRKERQKEHMKQPTVNEDVETVAAVALPAFVEDAGKAKTKRRKKEQINKGLHLEGERSVEDGAHDFSNGNQNEEKVKKGKSKSKSKSKGNIEA, from the exons ATGGCTTTCTGGG GAGTGGAGGTCAAATCTGGAAGGCCTTTTATCCATAACTATGATGATTCCAAAGGACGCCTCCATATTTCAATG GCTACATTAGGGTTCGGTAGTGCGACCACAAGAAGCACGCTGCAGTGTAACGTAGGCAATAGGAGCCCCGTGTATCTCTGCTCTCTCTATCCTGGAACCACCGAGTCATTGCAGTTGAATTTGGAGCTTGAGGAACTCGATCAAGTTGTCTTCACCGTCATCGGAGCTCGCAGCATTCATCTCTGCGGTTACTATCTTGGCAGAACTTCTCGTACAACCATCTTCCATGGAGACTCTTC AGAGTCATACGGGGAGGATATTGCCGATACAGAGAATGAGAGGTCGGATTTCAGCGATGAAGATGATTTGGACGATAGTTTTATTGATGATAATCCTAATCCGGAGGTTTTCCCGCCATCTCCTATTTCCAATGGAG AGGAAGCTTCTGATGATAACAAACCAGAAGGTAAGAAAAGCAAATTTGGACGGCTTAGGAAGAAGTATTATTCAGTAGAGTCAGATGACGATGGTGATGGGGGTTTTGAggaaaaaataattgtaaatgATACTATGGATGACCAGATGAAAGAAAGTGATAACGAAGATAGCCTGCTGATTTCATCTCTTTACAAGGTTAAAGCTCGCCAAAGGATCTCAGATGACGAAATTAATGCCGGTGATAGGGGAGCATTTGATGCAAGGAACAAGAACTACGAAGATGATGGTGATGGTAATATTCAAACGGATTTGGAAACTGACAATGTCCTTCAAGATAGTCAGAGGGATAG GGAAGCAGCTGTGTTGGACAAAGAGAAAGATGTTGGGGatgttaaaaaatcaaaaaagaaaaagaaggaaaagcaaAAAGAAACCAAGAGTTCCCCTAATGGACAATCCATAAAACTAGATAAGAGTGAGAGAGATAAGCCAAAAATTGACAAGATGACCCAGGATATTCTTGCAGGACAAGAACAAAACAAGGACGGTGCTGATGATGA CAAGCAAACTGAAACTGTGGATAAGATGCTGTCCCTTTCTGAAGATCGCCTGCTGATTTCACCTATTCACAAGGTTAAATCACGTCGAAAGATCTTCGACgaagaaaaccacaaaactgGTGATAATGAAGCATTTAATGCAAGGAACAAGAATGATCAACATGGTGGCAATAGTATTGTTCAAACAACTTTTGAAACTAACAATGTTCTTCAAGATAGCCAGATGCAGAG GGAAGCAGCTCTGTCAGACAAAAAGAAAGATGTTGGGGatgttaaaaaatcaaaaaagaaaaagagggaaAAGGAAACCAAGAGTTACCCTAATGGACATTCTATAAATCTAGATAAAACTGAGCAAGATAAGCCAAAAATTGAGGTGACCTTGGATATTCTCGCAGGACAAGAACAAATCAAGGATGGTGCTAATGATGA CAAGCAAACTGAAACTGTGGATAAAAATCTGCCCTCCTCTGAGGCTGGTCATGTACAAGATGAAAAACccaagaagaaaaggaaagagcGGCAAAAGGAACACATGAAACAACCTACAGTTAATGA AGATGTTGAGACTGTAGCTGCTGTTGCACTGCCTGCATTTGTAGAGGATGCTGGAAAAGCTAAAACaaagaggagaaagaaagaacaaataaacaaaGGTTTACATCTTGAAGGTGAAAG
- the LOC107482473 gene encoding peptidyl-prolyl cis-trans isomerase FKBP43 isoform X3: MAFWGVEVKSGRPFIHNYDDSKGRLHISMATLGFGSATTRSTLQCNVGNRSPVYLCSLYPGTTESLQLNLELEELDQVVFTVIGARSIHLCGYYLGRTSRTTIFHGDSSESYGEDIADTENERSDFSDEDDLDDSFIDDNPNPEVFPPSPISNGEEASDDNKPEGKKSKFGRLRKKYYSVESDDDGDGGFEEKIIVNDTMDDQMKESDNEDSLLISSLYKVKARQRISDDEINAGDRGAFDARNKNYEDDGDGNIQTDLETDNVLQDSQRDREAAVLDKEKDVGDVKKSKKKKKEKQKETKSSPNGQSIKLDKSERDKPKIDKMTQDILAGQEQNKDGADDDKQTETVDKNLPSSEAGHVQDEKPKKKRKERQKEHMKQPTVNEDVETVAAVALPAFVEDAGKAKTKRRKKEQINKGLHLEGERSVEDGAHDFSNGNQNEEKVKKGKSKSKSKSKGNIEA, from the exons ATGGCTTTCTGGG GAGTGGAGGTCAAATCTGGAAGGCCTTTTATCCATAACTATGATGATTCCAAAGGACGCCTCCATATTTCAATG GCTACATTAGGGTTCGGTAGTGCGACCACAAGAAGCACGCTGCAGTGTAACGTAGGCAATAGGAGCCCCGTGTATCTCTGCTCTCTCTATCCTGGAACCACCGAGTCATTGCAGTTGAATTTGGAGCTTGAGGAACTCGATCAAGTTGTCTTCACCGTCATCGGAGCTCGCAGCATTCATCTCTGCGGTTACTATCTTGGCAGAACTTCTCGTACAACCATCTTCCATGGAGACTCTTC AGAGTCATACGGGGAGGATATTGCCGATACAGAGAATGAGAGGTCGGATTTCAGCGATGAAGATGATTTGGACGATAGTTTTATTGATGATAATCCTAATCCGGAGGTTTTCCCGCCATCTCCTATTTCCAATGGAG AGGAAGCTTCTGATGATAACAAACCAGAAGGTAAGAAAAGCAAATTTGGACGGCTTAGGAAGAAGTATTATTCAGTAGAGTCAGATGACGATGGTGATGGGGGTTTTGAggaaaaaataattgtaaatgATACTATGGATGACCAGATGAAAGAAAGTGATAACGAAGATAGCCTGCTGATTTCATCTCTTTACAAGGTTAAAGCTCGCCAAAGGATCTCAGATGACGAAATTAATGCCGGTGATAGGGGAGCATTTGATGCAAGGAACAAGAACTACGAAGATGATGGTGATGGTAATATTCAAACGGATTTGGAAACTGACAATGTCCTTCAAGATAGTCAGAGGGATAG GGAAGCAGCTGTGTTGGACAAAGAGAAAGATGTTGGGGatgttaaaaaatcaaaaaagaaaaagaaggaaaagcaaAAAGAAACCAAGAGTTCCCCTAATGGACAATCCATAAAACTAGATAAGAGTGAGAGAGATAAGCCAAAAATTGACAAGATGACCCAGGATATTCTTGCAGGACAAGAACAAAACAAGGACGGTGCTGATGATGA CAAGCAAACTGAAACTGTGGATAAAAATCTGCCCTCCTCTGAGGCTGGTCATGTACAAGATGAAAAACccaagaagaaaaggaaagagcGGCAAAAGGAACACATGAAACAACCTACAGTTAATGA AGATGTTGAGACTGTAGCTGCTGTTGCACTGCCTGCATTTGTAGAGGATGCTGGAAAAGCTAAAACaaagaggagaaagaaagaacaaataaacaaaGGTTTACATCTTGAAGGTGAAAG
- the LOC107482473 gene encoding peptidyl-prolyl cis-trans isomerase FKBP43 isoform X2 — MAFWGVEVKSGRPFIHNYDDSKGRLHISMATLGFGSATTRSTLQCNVGNRSPVYLCSLYPGTTESLQLNLELEELDQVVFTVIGARSIHLCGYYLGRTSRTTIFHGDSSESYGEDIADTENERSDFSDEDDLDDSFIDDNPNPEVFPPSPISNGEEASDDNKPEGKKSKFGRLRKKYYSVESDDDGDGGFEEKIIVNDTMDDQMKESDNEDSLLISSLYKVKARQRISDDEINAGDRGAFDARNKNYEDDGDGNIQTDLETDNVLQDSQRDREAAVLDKEKDVGDVKKSKKKKKEKQKETKSSPNGQSIKLDKSERDKPKIDKMTQDILAGQEQNKDGADDDKQTETVDKMLSLSEDRLLISPIHKVKSRRKIFDEENHKTGDNEAFNARNKNDQHGGNSIVQTTFETNNVLQDSQMQREAALSDKKKDVGDVKKSKKKKREKETKSYPNGHSINLDKTEQDKPKIEVTLDILAGQEQIKDGANDE, encoded by the exons ATGGCTTTCTGGG GAGTGGAGGTCAAATCTGGAAGGCCTTTTATCCATAACTATGATGATTCCAAAGGACGCCTCCATATTTCAATG GCTACATTAGGGTTCGGTAGTGCGACCACAAGAAGCACGCTGCAGTGTAACGTAGGCAATAGGAGCCCCGTGTATCTCTGCTCTCTCTATCCTGGAACCACCGAGTCATTGCAGTTGAATTTGGAGCTTGAGGAACTCGATCAAGTTGTCTTCACCGTCATCGGAGCTCGCAGCATTCATCTCTGCGGTTACTATCTTGGCAGAACTTCTCGTACAACCATCTTCCATGGAGACTCTTC AGAGTCATACGGGGAGGATATTGCCGATACAGAGAATGAGAGGTCGGATTTCAGCGATGAAGATGATTTGGACGATAGTTTTATTGATGATAATCCTAATCCGGAGGTTTTCCCGCCATCTCCTATTTCCAATGGAG AGGAAGCTTCTGATGATAACAAACCAGAAGGTAAGAAAAGCAAATTTGGACGGCTTAGGAAGAAGTATTATTCAGTAGAGTCAGATGACGATGGTGATGGGGGTTTTGAggaaaaaataattgtaaatgATACTATGGATGACCAGATGAAAGAAAGTGATAACGAAGATAGCCTGCTGATTTCATCTCTTTACAAGGTTAAAGCTCGCCAAAGGATCTCAGATGACGAAATTAATGCCGGTGATAGGGGAGCATTTGATGCAAGGAACAAGAACTACGAAGATGATGGTGATGGTAATATTCAAACGGATTTGGAAACTGACAATGTCCTTCAAGATAGTCAGAGGGATAG GGAAGCAGCTGTGTTGGACAAAGAGAAAGATGTTGGGGatgttaaaaaatcaaaaaagaaaaagaaggaaaagcaaAAAGAAACCAAGAGTTCCCCTAATGGACAATCCATAAAACTAGATAAGAGTGAGAGAGATAAGCCAAAAATTGACAAGATGACCCAGGATATTCTTGCAGGACAAGAACAAAACAAGGACGGTGCTGATGATGA CAAGCAAACTGAAACTGTGGATAAGATGCTGTCCCTTTCTGAAGATCGCCTGCTGATTTCACCTATTCACAAGGTTAAATCACGTCGAAAGATCTTCGACgaagaaaaccacaaaactgGTGATAATGAAGCATTTAATGCAAGGAACAAGAATGATCAACATGGTGGCAATAGTATTGTTCAAACAACTTTTGAAACTAACAATGTTCTTCAAGATAGCCAGATGCAGAG GGAAGCAGCTCTGTCAGACAAAAAGAAAGATGTTGGGGatgttaaaaaatcaaaaaagaaaaagagggaaAAGGAAACCAAGAGTTACCCTAATGGACATTCTATAAATCTAGATAAAACTGAGCAAGATAAGCCAAAAATTGAGGTGACCTTGGATATTCTCGCAGGACAAGAACAAATCAAGGATGGTGCTAATGATGAGTGA